One Colias croceus chromosome 7, ilColCroc2.1 genomic window carries:
- the LOC123693477 gene encoding PH and SEC7 domain-containing protein isoform X2: MAEERLVVLNRSDNLGFGFSLLGEAGLPHIIYQIEENSPAARSGEVEAGDVLLKVNGTDVNRFTTREVLKCLRLSSDPVTLRLKKDPQIKASVRRYLSGAAERRSSGVRLKNDKPDSPPSSNSNSNSSSNSSSNGSGVQSGESCEALLTEDRAVRRPRANQPKFEAYMMTGDLILNLSRVEHPHHNHHAPTHRTHYHRYNSTPASPAENRVQARAELSQRHNSSPDTGLTGEHASKLFYSFRFNSQPASPAGGANSAGEMSSRTQQQIVRTSRSEDHLQKESSLSAVAVDMEEDVTSSLNTLLDARPDSATPGPRSESDERDRIVWTYNAPVSQCNGSATSNSTSISDGMSQRSSSPASPTSASWSAVSPRATPPHRHLAPHHHRTLNGDMSLSEAVSNISSPDFQDQDDMFETGRECPRMELSDPSDSDSTILVSEPCHKRAKSNSTFSDHSSDVTLNGGEQKDYRIVIQVKGPDKGGNNNDNLNNNNNMNYAQNGKENGCTSPENQGYQELGSDAGSDEGSDGDSLHSFHYSPKAVDIPSAERLAKRLYHLDGFKKSDVSRHLSKNNEFSRAVAEEYVKHFEFAGATLDCALRTFLSRFALSGETQERERVLVHFSRRYLECNPGSFNSQDAVHTLTCAIMLLNTDLHGCGGGSFRRMSCAEFIDNLAELNDGDNFPRDTLKQLYHAIRTQPLQWALDAETPAATGGENRNNGGTNPFLHVPDQSRAVEYKKGYVMRKCCVEPNGKKTPFGRRGWKMFYCTLRDLVLYLHKDEHGFRRSQMSDNLHNAIRIHHALATKATDYTKKQHVFRLQTADQAEYLFQTSDSKELHSWVETINFVCAAYSAPPLAGAVGSQRKFQRPLLPCSHTKLSMREQLAEHEERVSRLEEELAALRHARDHSRDQPHCRDKDHYLVYEIKRYRTYAYVMRTRGGGANAEEVAPAVPERDRAAPAPGPPPPAPGPHPPAPGPLNPAHAAPPH, encoded by the exons GTAGAAGCGGGAGACGTATTGCTCAAGGTTAATGGGACTGATGTGAACCGGTTCACGACGCGAGAAG ttttaaaatgtttacgaCTCTCCTCGGATCCCGTCACTTTACGACTGAAAAAGG ACCCACAGATCAAAGCGAGTGTGAGGCGGTATCTGTCGGGCGCGGCGGAACGGCGGAGCAGCGGCGTGCGACTCAAGAACGATAA ACCAGACTCGCCGCCGTCGAGCAATTCGAACAGCAACTCATCGAGCAACTCGTCGAGCAACGGCTCGGGCGTGCAGTCAGGCGAGAGCTGTGAGGCGCTGCTCACTGAGGACAGGGCGGTGCGGCGGCCGCGCGCCAACCAGCCAAAGTTCGAAGCGTACATGATGACCGGCGATCTGATACTGAACCTGTCGAGGGTGGAACATCCGCATCATAATCACCACGCACCAACACATAGGACACATTATCATAG ATATAATTCGACGCCGGCGTCACCAGCAGAGAACAGAGTGCAGGCGCGCGCGGAACTTTCCCAGCGACACAACTCGTCGCCCGACACGGGGCTCACTGGGGAACATGCGAGTAAATT gttttatTCTTTCAGATTCAACTCGCAGCCCGCGTCGCCGGCGGGCGGCGCGAACTCCGCGGGAGAGATGTCGTCGCGAACACAGCAGCAGATTGTACGGACTTCACGATCTGAGGACCACTTGCAG AAGGAGTCGTCCCTCAGTGCGGTCGCGGTGGACATGGAGGAGGATGTGACGTCATCGCTCAATACCTTGCTAGATGCGAGACCGGATTCAGCCACGCCGGGACCGAGGTCGGAATCGGATGAGCGGGATCG AATCGTGTGGACATACAACGCGCCGGTTTCGCAGTGTAATGGGTCCGCTACTTCCAACTCCACATCGATCTCAGATGGCATGTCACAAAG GTCATCATCCCCCGCGTCGCCCACGTCGGCGTCGTGGTCGGCGGTGTCGCCGCGCGCCACGCCCCCGCACCGCCACCTCGCGCCGCACCACCACCGCACGCTCAACG GTGATATGAGCCTATCAGAAGCCGTGTCAAATATATCTAGTCCAGACTTCCAAGACCAGGACGACATGTTTGAAACCGGTCGGGAATGTCCCCGGATGGAACTGTCCGATCCGTCCGATTCCGATTCGACGATATTGGTGTCGGAGCCGTGCCATAAACGGGCCAAGTCCAATTCGACATTTTCGGACCACAGCAGTGACGTCACGCTCAACGGGGGAGAACAGAAGGACTATAGGATAGTGATACAAGTGAAGGGACCAGATAAGGGTGGAAATAATAACGATAACTtgaacaataataacaatatgaaTTATGCGCAAAATGGTAAAGAGAACGGGTGCACGTCGCCGGAGAATCAGGGTTATCAG gAGTTAGGTTCAGACGCAGGGTCAGACGAAGGTTCGGACGGGGACTCGCTACACTCGTTCCACTACAGCCCCAAAGCGGTCGACATTCCTTCAGCAGAGAGACTGGCAAAACGCCTCTACCATTTGGATGGCTTTAAGAAATCCGATGTGTCGAGGCATCTTAGTAAAAA CAACGAGTTCTCGCGCGCGGTGGCCGAGGAGTACGTGAAGCACTTCGAGTTCGCGGGCGCGACGCTGGACTGTGCGCTGCGCACGTTCCTGTCGCGGTTCGCGCTCAGCGGCGAGACGCAGGAGCGCGAGCGCGTGCTCGTGCACTTCTCGCGGCGCTACCTCGAGTGCAACCCGGGCTCGTTCAACTCGCaag ACGCAGTACACACGCTGACGTGCGCGATAATGCTGCTGAACACGGACCTGCACGGGTGCGGCGGCGGCTCGTTCCGGCGCATGTCGTGCGCGGAGTTCATCGACAACCTCGCGGAGCTCAACGACGGCGACAACTTCCCGCGCGACACGCTCAAGCAGCTCTACCACGCGATACGCACGCAGCCGCTGCAGTGGGCTCT CGACGCCGAAACGCCAGCGGCGACGGGCGGCGAAAACCGCAATAACGGCGGCACTAACCCGTTCTTACACGTGCCCGACCAGAGTCGAGCGGTCGAGTACAAAAAGGGATACGTCATGCGCAAGTGCTGTGTCGAACCGAATGGCAAGAAAA cTCCGTTCGGTAGAAGAGGTTGGAAGATGTTCTATTGTACACTACGGGatttagtattatatttacacaAAGATGAACACGGCTTTAGACGGAGTCAAATGTCGGATAATCTACATAATGCTATTAG GATACATCACGCGTTAGCAACGAAAGCGACTGATTACACGAAAAAGCAACACGTCTTCAGATTACAAACTGCAGACCAAGCGgagtatttatttcaaactag CGATTCAAAAGAACTGCACTCGTGGGTGGAGACGATAAACTTCGTGTGCGCGGCGTACTCAGCGCCGCCGCTTGCGGGCGCGGTCGGCTCGCAGCGCAAGTTCCAGCGACCGCTGCTGCCCTGCTCGCACACTAAACTGTCcatg CGCGAGCAGCTGGCCGAGCACGAGGAGCGCGTGTCGCGGCTGGAGGAGGAGCTGGCGGCGCTGCGCCACGCGCGCGACCACTCGCGCGACCAGCCGCACTGCAGGGATAAGGACCACTATCTCGTCTATGAG ATAAAACGTTACCGCACGTACGCGTACGTGATGCGCACGCGCGGCGGCGGCGCGAACGCGGAGGAGGTCGCGCCCGCGGTGCCGGAGCGGGACCGGGCCGCGCCCGCACCGGGCCCGCCCCCCCCCGCGCCCGGCCCGCACCCCCCCGCGCCCGGCCCGCTCAACCCCGCACACGCCGCGCCGCCGCATTGA
- the LOC123693477 gene encoding PH and SEC7 domain-containing protein isoform X1, which translates to MAEERLVVLNRSDNLGFGFSLLGEAGLPHIIYQIEENSPAARSGEVEAGDVLLKVNGTDVNRFTTREVLKCLRLSSDPVTLRLKKDPQIKASVRRYLSGAAERRSSGVRLKNDKPDSPPSSNSNSNSSSNSSSNGSGVQSGESCEALLTEDRAVRRPRANQPKFEAYMMTGDLILNLSRVEHPHHNHHAPTHRTHYHRYNSTPASPAENRVQARAELSQRHNSSPDTGLTGEHASKLFYSFRFNSQPASPAGGANSAGEMSSRTQQQIVRTSRSEDHLQFQKESSLSAVAVDMEEDVTSSLNTLLDARPDSATPGPRSESDERDRIVWTYNAPVSQCNGSATSNSTSISDGMSQRSSSPASPTSASWSAVSPRATPPHRHLAPHHHRTLNGDMSLSEAVSNISSPDFQDQDDMFETGRECPRMELSDPSDSDSTILVSEPCHKRAKSNSTFSDHSSDVTLNGGEQKDYRIVIQVKGPDKGGNNNDNLNNNNNMNYAQNGKENGCTSPENQGYQELGSDAGSDEGSDGDSLHSFHYSPKAVDIPSAERLAKRLYHLDGFKKSDVSRHLSKNNEFSRAVAEEYVKHFEFAGATLDCALRTFLSRFALSGETQERERVLVHFSRRYLECNPGSFNSQDAVHTLTCAIMLLNTDLHGCGGGSFRRMSCAEFIDNLAELNDGDNFPRDTLKQLYHAIRTQPLQWALDAETPAATGGENRNNGGTNPFLHVPDQSRAVEYKKGYVMRKCCVEPNGKKTPFGRRGWKMFYCTLRDLVLYLHKDEHGFRRSQMSDNLHNAIRIHHALATKATDYTKKQHVFRLQTADQAEYLFQTSDSKELHSWVETINFVCAAYSAPPLAGAVGSQRKFQRPLLPCSHTKLSMREQLAEHEERVSRLEEELAALRHARDHSRDQPHCRDKDHYLVYEIKRYRTYAYVMRTRGGGANAEEVAPAVPERDRAAPAPGPPPPAPGPHPPAPGPLNPAHAAPPH; encoded by the exons GTAGAAGCGGGAGACGTATTGCTCAAGGTTAATGGGACTGATGTGAACCGGTTCACGACGCGAGAAG ttttaaaatgtttacgaCTCTCCTCGGATCCCGTCACTTTACGACTGAAAAAGG ACCCACAGATCAAAGCGAGTGTGAGGCGGTATCTGTCGGGCGCGGCGGAACGGCGGAGCAGCGGCGTGCGACTCAAGAACGATAA ACCAGACTCGCCGCCGTCGAGCAATTCGAACAGCAACTCATCGAGCAACTCGTCGAGCAACGGCTCGGGCGTGCAGTCAGGCGAGAGCTGTGAGGCGCTGCTCACTGAGGACAGGGCGGTGCGGCGGCCGCGCGCCAACCAGCCAAAGTTCGAAGCGTACATGATGACCGGCGATCTGATACTGAACCTGTCGAGGGTGGAACATCCGCATCATAATCACCACGCACCAACACATAGGACACATTATCATAG ATATAATTCGACGCCGGCGTCACCAGCAGAGAACAGAGTGCAGGCGCGCGCGGAACTTTCCCAGCGACACAACTCGTCGCCCGACACGGGGCTCACTGGGGAACATGCGAGTAAATT gttttatTCTTTCAGATTCAACTCGCAGCCCGCGTCGCCGGCGGGCGGCGCGAACTCCGCGGGAGAGATGTCGTCGCGAACACAGCAGCAGATTGTACGGACTTCACGATCTGAGGACCACTTGCAG TTCCAGAAGGAGTCGTCCCTCAGTGCGGTCGCGGTGGACATGGAGGAGGATGTGACGTCATCGCTCAATACCTTGCTAGATGCGAGACCGGATTCAGCCACGCCGGGACCGAGGTCGGAATCGGATGAGCGGGATCG AATCGTGTGGACATACAACGCGCCGGTTTCGCAGTGTAATGGGTCCGCTACTTCCAACTCCACATCGATCTCAGATGGCATGTCACAAAG GTCATCATCCCCCGCGTCGCCCACGTCGGCGTCGTGGTCGGCGGTGTCGCCGCGCGCCACGCCCCCGCACCGCCACCTCGCGCCGCACCACCACCGCACGCTCAACG GTGATATGAGCCTATCAGAAGCCGTGTCAAATATATCTAGTCCAGACTTCCAAGACCAGGACGACATGTTTGAAACCGGTCGGGAATGTCCCCGGATGGAACTGTCCGATCCGTCCGATTCCGATTCGACGATATTGGTGTCGGAGCCGTGCCATAAACGGGCCAAGTCCAATTCGACATTTTCGGACCACAGCAGTGACGTCACGCTCAACGGGGGAGAACAGAAGGACTATAGGATAGTGATACAAGTGAAGGGACCAGATAAGGGTGGAAATAATAACGATAACTtgaacaataataacaatatgaaTTATGCGCAAAATGGTAAAGAGAACGGGTGCACGTCGCCGGAGAATCAGGGTTATCAG gAGTTAGGTTCAGACGCAGGGTCAGACGAAGGTTCGGACGGGGACTCGCTACACTCGTTCCACTACAGCCCCAAAGCGGTCGACATTCCTTCAGCAGAGAGACTGGCAAAACGCCTCTACCATTTGGATGGCTTTAAGAAATCCGATGTGTCGAGGCATCTTAGTAAAAA CAACGAGTTCTCGCGCGCGGTGGCCGAGGAGTACGTGAAGCACTTCGAGTTCGCGGGCGCGACGCTGGACTGTGCGCTGCGCACGTTCCTGTCGCGGTTCGCGCTCAGCGGCGAGACGCAGGAGCGCGAGCGCGTGCTCGTGCACTTCTCGCGGCGCTACCTCGAGTGCAACCCGGGCTCGTTCAACTCGCaag ACGCAGTACACACGCTGACGTGCGCGATAATGCTGCTGAACACGGACCTGCACGGGTGCGGCGGCGGCTCGTTCCGGCGCATGTCGTGCGCGGAGTTCATCGACAACCTCGCGGAGCTCAACGACGGCGACAACTTCCCGCGCGACACGCTCAAGCAGCTCTACCACGCGATACGCACGCAGCCGCTGCAGTGGGCTCT CGACGCCGAAACGCCAGCGGCGACGGGCGGCGAAAACCGCAATAACGGCGGCACTAACCCGTTCTTACACGTGCCCGACCAGAGTCGAGCGGTCGAGTACAAAAAGGGATACGTCATGCGCAAGTGCTGTGTCGAACCGAATGGCAAGAAAA cTCCGTTCGGTAGAAGAGGTTGGAAGATGTTCTATTGTACACTACGGGatttagtattatatttacacaAAGATGAACACGGCTTTAGACGGAGTCAAATGTCGGATAATCTACATAATGCTATTAG GATACATCACGCGTTAGCAACGAAAGCGACTGATTACACGAAAAAGCAACACGTCTTCAGATTACAAACTGCAGACCAAGCGgagtatttatttcaaactag CGATTCAAAAGAACTGCACTCGTGGGTGGAGACGATAAACTTCGTGTGCGCGGCGTACTCAGCGCCGCCGCTTGCGGGCGCGGTCGGCTCGCAGCGCAAGTTCCAGCGACCGCTGCTGCCCTGCTCGCACACTAAACTGTCcatg CGCGAGCAGCTGGCCGAGCACGAGGAGCGCGTGTCGCGGCTGGAGGAGGAGCTGGCGGCGCTGCGCCACGCGCGCGACCACTCGCGCGACCAGCCGCACTGCAGGGATAAGGACCACTATCTCGTCTATGAG ATAAAACGTTACCGCACGTACGCGTACGTGATGCGCACGCGCGGCGGCGGCGCGAACGCGGAGGAGGTCGCGCCCGCGGTGCCGGAGCGGGACCGGGCCGCGCCCGCACCGGGCCCGCCCCCCCCCGCGCCCGGCCCGCACCCCCCCGCGCCCGGCCCGCTCAACCCCGCACACGCCGCGCCGCCGCATTGA
- the LOC123693477 gene encoding PH and SEC7 domain-containing protein isoform X3 — protein MAEERLVVLNRSDNLGFGFSLLGEAGLPHIIYQIEENSPAARSGEVEAGDVLLKVNGTDVNRFTTREVLKCLRLSSDPVTLRLKKDPQIKASVRRYLSGAAERRSSGVRLKNDKPDSPPSSNSNSNSSSNSSSNGSGVQSGESCEALLTEDRAVRRPRANQPKFEAYMMTGDLILNLSRVEHPHHNHHAPTHRTHYHRYNSTPASPAENRVQARAELSQRHNSSPDTGLTGEHASKLFYSFRFNSQPASPAGGANSAGEMSSRTQQQIVRTSRSEDHLQESSLSAVAVDMEEDVTSSLNTLLDARPDSATPGPRSESDERDRIVWTYNAPVSQCNGSATSNSTSISDGMSQRSSSPASPTSASWSAVSPRATPPHRHLAPHHHRTLNGDMSLSEAVSNISSPDFQDQDDMFETGRECPRMELSDPSDSDSTILVSEPCHKRAKSNSTFSDHSSDVTLNGGEQKDYRIVIQVKGPDKGGNNNDNLNNNNNMNYAQNGKENGCTSPENQGYQELGSDAGSDEGSDGDSLHSFHYSPKAVDIPSAERLAKRLYHLDGFKKSDVSRHLSKNNEFSRAVAEEYVKHFEFAGATLDCALRTFLSRFALSGETQERERVLVHFSRRYLECNPGSFNSQDAVHTLTCAIMLLNTDLHGCGGGSFRRMSCAEFIDNLAELNDGDNFPRDTLKQLYHAIRTQPLQWALDAETPAATGGENRNNGGTNPFLHVPDQSRAVEYKKGYVMRKCCVEPNGKKTPFGRRGWKMFYCTLRDLVLYLHKDEHGFRRSQMSDNLHNAIRIHHALATKATDYTKKQHVFRLQTADQAEYLFQTSDSKELHSWVETINFVCAAYSAPPLAGAVGSQRKFQRPLLPCSHTKLSMREQLAEHEERVSRLEEELAALRHARDHSRDQPHCRDKDHYLVYEIKRYRTYAYVMRTRGGGANAEEVAPAVPERDRAAPAPGPPPPAPGPHPPAPGPLNPAHAAPPH, from the exons GTAGAAGCGGGAGACGTATTGCTCAAGGTTAATGGGACTGATGTGAACCGGTTCACGACGCGAGAAG ttttaaaatgtttacgaCTCTCCTCGGATCCCGTCACTTTACGACTGAAAAAGG ACCCACAGATCAAAGCGAGTGTGAGGCGGTATCTGTCGGGCGCGGCGGAACGGCGGAGCAGCGGCGTGCGACTCAAGAACGATAA ACCAGACTCGCCGCCGTCGAGCAATTCGAACAGCAACTCATCGAGCAACTCGTCGAGCAACGGCTCGGGCGTGCAGTCAGGCGAGAGCTGTGAGGCGCTGCTCACTGAGGACAGGGCGGTGCGGCGGCCGCGCGCCAACCAGCCAAAGTTCGAAGCGTACATGATGACCGGCGATCTGATACTGAACCTGTCGAGGGTGGAACATCCGCATCATAATCACCACGCACCAACACATAGGACACATTATCATAG ATATAATTCGACGCCGGCGTCACCAGCAGAGAACAGAGTGCAGGCGCGCGCGGAACTTTCCCAGCGACACAACTCGTCGCCCGACACGGGGCTCACTGGGGAACATGCGAGTAAATT gttttatTCTTTCAGATTCAACTCGCAGCCCGCGTCGCCGGCGGGCGGCGCGAACTCCGCGGGAGAGATGTCGTCGCGAACACAGCAGCAGATTGTACGGACTTCACGATCTGAGGACCACTTGCAG GAGTCGTCCCTCAGTGCGGTCGCGGTGGACATGGAGGAGGATGTGACGTCATCGCTCAATACCTTGCTAGATGCGAGACCGGATTCAGCCACGCCGGGACCGAGGTCGGAATCGGATGAGCGGGATCG AATCGTGTGGACATACAACGCGCCGGTTTCGCAGTGTAATGGGTCCGCTACTTCCAACTCCACATCGATCTCAGATGGCATGTCACAAAG GTCATCATCCCCCGCGTCGCCCACGTCGGCGTCGTGGTCGGCGGTGTCGCCGCGCGCCACGCCCCCGCACCGCCACCTCGCGCCGCACCACCACCGCACGCTCAACG GTGATATGAGCCTATCAGAAGCCGTGTCAAATATATCTAGTCCAGACTTCCAAGACCAGGACGACATGTTTGAAACCGGTCGGGAATGTCCCCGGATGGAACTGTCCGATCCGTCCGATTCCGATTCGACGATATTGGTGTCGGAGCCGTGCCATAAACGGGCCAAGTCCAATTCGACATTTTCGGACCACAGCAGTGACGTCACGCTCAACGGGGGAGAACAGAAGGACTATAGGATAGTGATACAAGTGAAGGGACCAGATAAGGGTGGAAATAATAACGATAACTtgaacaataataacaatatgaaTTATGCGCAAAATGGTAAAGAGAACGGGTGCACGTCGCCGGAGAATCAGGGTTATCAG gAGTTAGGTTCAGACGCAGGGTCAGACGAAGGTTCGGACGGGGACTCGCTACACTCGTTCCACTACAGCCCCAAAGCGGTCGACATTCCTTCAGCAGAGAGACTGGCAAAACGCCTCTACCATTTGGATGGCTTTAAGAAATCCGATGTGTCGAGGCATCTTAGTAAAAA CAACGAGTTCTCGCGCGCGGTGGCCGAGGAGTACGTGAAGCACTTCGAGTTCGCGGGCGCGACGCTGGACTGTGCGCTGCGCACGTTCCTGTCGCGGTTCGCGCTCAGCGGCGAGACGCAGGAGCGCGAGCGCGTGCTCGTGCACTTCTCGCGGCGCTACCTCGAGTGCAACCCGGGCTCGTTCAACTCGCaag ACGCAGTACACACGCTGACGTGCGCGATAATGCTGCTGAACACGGACCTGCACGGGTGCGGCGGCGGCTCGTTCCGGCGCATGTCGTGCGCGGAGTTCATCGACAACCTCGCGGAGCTCAACGACGGCGACAACTTCCCGCGCGACACGCTCAAGCAGCTCTACCACGCGATACGCACGCAGCCGCTGCAGTGGGCTCT CGACGCCGAAACGCCAGCGGCGACGGGCGGCGAAAACCGCAATAACGGCGGCACTAACCCGTTCTTACACGTGCCCGACCAGAGTCGAGCGGTCGAGTACAAAAAGGGATACGTCATGCGCAAGTGCTGTGTCGAACCGAATGGCAAGAAAA cTCCGTTCGGTAGAAGAGGTTGGAAGATGTTCTATTGTACACTACGGGatttagtattatatttacacaAAGATGAACACGGCTTTAGACGGAGTCAAATGTCGGATAATCTACATAATGCTATTAG GATACATCACGCGTTAGCAACGAAAGCGACTGATTACACGAAAAAGCAACACGTCTTCAGATTACAAACTGCAGACCAAGCGgagtatttatttcaaactag CGATTCAAAAGAACTGCACTCGTGGGTGGAGACGATAAACTTCGTGTGCGCGGCGTACTCAGCGCCGCCGCTTGCGGGCGCGGTCGGCTCGCAGCGCAAGTTCCAGCGACCGCTGCTGCCCTGCTCGCACACTAAACTGTCcatg CGCGAGCAGCTGGCCGAGCACGAGGAGCGCGTGTCGCGGCTGGAGGAGGAGCTGGCGGCGCTGCGCCACGCGCGCGACCACTCGCGCGACCAGCCGCACTGCAGGGATAAGGACCACTATCTCGTCTATGAG ATAAAACGTTACCGCACGTACGCGTACGTGATGCGCACGCGCGGCGGCGGCGCGAACGCGGAGGAGGTCGCGCCCGCGGTGCCGGAGCGGGACCGGGCCGCGCCCGCACCGGGCCCGCCCCCCCCCGCGCCCGGCCCGCACCCCCCCGCGCCCGGCCCGCTCAACCCCGCACACGCCGCGCCGCCGCATTGA